A portion of the Stigmatella aurantiaca DW4/3-1 genome contains these proteins:
- a CDS encoding sigma-54-dependent Fis family transcriptional regulator produces the protein MYAWLTLWHVPTAPNDVTQDGERDRLQQERDFYRSLLELGARDSLEPFLEEALALSASMSGAKRGYIELQEDQRPEGPPRFWMAHGCYDEEVEEIRATFSRGVIAEALATGQTIVTESALRDPRFGSRNSVRRNRSEAVLCAPIGASPTLGVVYLQDRHQPGPFSEEDRKRLEIFARYLATFAERLLTLHRQREAADATQPFRGRLRAEGVIGRSASLARVLEQVSLVAPLDVNVLLTGPSGTGKTQLARVIHDNSPRASHPFLELNCAALPETLVESELFGVLPGAHSTASRKVEGKVAAAEGGTLFLDEVGDLPLTSQAKLLQLLQSREYYPLGGTRPQRADVRILAATNVDLRAAVARKTFREDLLYRLEVLPVRLPSLAERPEDLLELAEYFCASACEQHHLPRLRLSPGALRAVEAAEWPGNVRELAHKVQAAVIRASGEGVARIERRHLFPEAKGEGARGPEPLTFQEATRRFQEQLLLKTLEDTAWNITEAASKLELSRSHIYNLIAAFGLERRKP, from the coding sequence ATGTACGCTTGGCTTACACTCTGGCATGTGCCCACCGCCCCCAACGATGTGACGCAGGACGGCGAGCGCGACAGGCTTCAACAGGAACGGGACTTCTACCGGAGCCTCCTCGAGTTGGGGGCCCGGGACTCCCTCGAACCATTCCTCGAAGAAGCCCTCGCCCTCAGCGCGAGCATGTCCGGTGCGAAGCGCGGCTACATCGAGCTCCAGGAGGATCAGCGCCCCGAGGGCCCCCCGCGCTTCTGGATGGCGCACGGCTGTTACGATGAGGAAGTCGAAGAGATCCGCGCCACGTTCTCGCGCGGGGTCATCGCCGAGGCGCTCGCCACCGGGCAGACCATCGTCACCGAGTCCGCGCTGAGAGACCCGCGCTTCGGCTCGCGCAACAGCGTGCGGCGCAACCGCAGCGAGGCCGTGCTCTGCGCCCCCATTGGCGCCAGCCCCACCCTGGGCGTGGTGTACCTTCAGGATCGCCACCAGCCGGGCCCCTTCTCCGAGGAGGACCGCAAGCGGCTGGAGATCTTCGCCCGCTACCTGGCCACCTTCGCCGAGCGCCTGCTCACCCTGCACCGCCAGCGCGAGGCCGCCGACGCCACGCAGCCCTTCCGCGGCCGGCTCCGGGCCGAGGGCGTCATCGGCCGGAGCGCCTCGCTGGCGCGCGTGCTGGAGCAGGTGTCGCTCGTGGCGCCGCTGGATGTGAACGTGCTGCTCACGGGCCCCTCGGGCACGGGCAAGACGCAGCTGGCCCGCGTCATTCACGACAACAGCCCGCGCGCCTCCCACCCCTTCCTGGAGCTCAACTGCGCCGCGCTGCCGGAGACGCTCGTGGAGAGCGAGCTGTTCGGCGTGCTGCCCGGCGCGCACTCCACCGCCTCGCGCAAGGTGGAGGGCAAGGTGGCCGCGGCCGAGGGGGGCACGCTCTTCCTGGACGAGGTGGGCGACTTGCCGCTCACCTCCCAGGCCAAGCTGCTCCAGCTGCTCCAGTCCCGGGAGTACTACCCGCTGGGCGGCACCCGGCCCCAGCGCGCCGACGTGCGGATTCTCGCCGCCACCAACGTGGACCTGCGCGCCGCGGTGGCCCGGAAAACCTTCCGCGAGGACCTGCTGTACCGGCTCGAGGTGTTGCCGGTGCGCCTGCCCTCGCTGGCGGAGCGGCCCGAGGACTTGCTGGAGCTGGCCGAGTACTTCTGCGCCTCGGCGTGCGAGCAGCACCACCTGCCCCGGCTGCGGTTGTCCCCGGGGGCGCTGCGGGCGGTGGAGGCCGCGGAGTGGCCCGGCAACGTGCGGGAGCTCGCGCACAAGGTGCAGGCCGCCGTCATCCGCGCCTCGGGCGAGGGGGTGGCGCGCATCGAGCGCCGGCACCTGTTCCCCGAGGCCAAGGGCGAGGGCGCGCGGGGCCCCGAGCCGCTCACCTTCCAGGAGGCCACGCGCCGCTTCCAGGAGCAGCTGCTCCTCAAGACGCTGGAGGACACGGCCTGGAACATCACCGAGGCGGCGAGCAAGCTGGAGCTGTCGCGCTCACACATTTATAACCTGATCGCGGCCTTCGGCCTCGAGCGGAGGAAGCCCTGA
- a CDS encoding bifunctional serine/threonine-protein kinase/formylglycine-generating enzyme family protein, which translates to MGEYRLLRLLGRGGMGQVYLAEDTLLERTVALKLIASVRPDEAARKRFHAEARAIARLSHPNVVTVHRVGEVDGRPYLVTEFIRGQTLGELARPIAPERVLTIALGLARGLAAAHRQGVLHRDIKPANAMLTEDGEVKLLDFGLAKLLEGPRMAPLEAPARAAPPVPALRELSDAEDLMGTPLYMAPEALRGEPSTRRSDLYSLGAVLYELCAGIAPRQTLDEQMPFEAWASAEPTPLPERVKDVDPRFAALVTRCLHTEPERRFASADELCAALSELKREREQPPEGEVPEGNPYRGLRPFEAEHRAFFFGRSMEVEAVLERLRAEPLVLVTGDSGVGKSSLCRAGVLPRVAEGALGPGRHYRTLSLIPGARPLAALASATESLLEKGEALPSELLRTDPRAFVRELLRTQGRQAGTLLFVDQLEELFTIGAPEEAAPFAEGVVRLSDLPGVRVLLTVRGDFFTRLASLPGLGEQVARALYLLRPLSAEAARGAIVGPAQSQGIHFESEALVSTLAESAVSSAGGLPLLQFAMAELWEARDEARRCIPASALEALGGVDGALSRHADRVLAGLQPEQRRAARALLPRLVSPEGTGARRSGAELDAGEPATQGALDALVKGRLVVARETDGETTYEVAHEALLRGWGTLRSWLVTEGEKRPVRERLEAAAAEWARLERTREALWSERLLLETQGVDRDALSPRGTEFLDASHSATRRRRWRQRALLMAVPLALVLALGGVRLQAQWTRARKVAWYEAQATGLTERGLARKQAAEALRLRAHGLFEAVGGGTVEETAARRESAERAWEEALTALHEADDALDEAGQSLEAALVVDLSNDRVRGRIVDVLIERLELAESFHQQNRLRELTRRIRAYDSDGLRQERLQAPPELSLTSSPSGAEVVLERYQEDAKGYRTLSGAQRLGRTPLAKLVLEEGPGSYRLTLHAPGHVPVQAPVLLGRGEHLPLHVPLPAEGAVPEGFVYVPPGRFLVGSAEPEDMRRGLLNAPPLHESQTGGFLVARTEVTFGQWLEFLRDESPGGLAQGRRPYSDVRQWGVELTPAASGRWRLTFQLNKRSLSASEGEPLLFPGRAVRREQDWSRLPVSGISFEDARAYLAWLNRTGRVPGARFCHEREWERAARGADGRAFPHGNRLEAEDANFDQTYGRKTDAFGPDEVGSHPASASPFGLLDMTGNVYEFTLSMGAREEIAIRGGSWYFDRVSVLAANRTFVEPRTRDIGTGMRVCADAPAVGP; encoded by the coding sequence ATGGGAGAGTACCGGCTGCTGCGCCTGCTGGGCCGCGGCGGCATGGGCCAGGTGTACCTGGCCGAGGACACCCTGCTGGAGCGCACCGTGGCGCTCAAGCTCATCGCCTCGGTGCGGCCGGACGAGGCCGCGCGCAAGCGCTTCCACGCCGAAGCCCGCGCCATCGCGCGCCTGTCCCACCCCAACGTCGTCACCGTGCACCGGGTGGGGGAGGTGGACGGGCGCCCGTACCTCGTCACCGAGTTCATCCGCGGCCAGACGCTCGGTGAGCTGGCGCGGCCCATCGCCCCGGAGCGCGTGCTGACCATCGCCCTGGGGCTGGCGCGCGGGCTGGCGGCGGCGCACCGGCAGGGGGTGCTCCACCGCGACATCAAGCCGGCCAACGCCATGCTCACCGAGGATGGCGAGGTGAAGCTGCTCGACTTCGGGCTGGCCAAGCTCCTGGAGGGCCCACGCATGGCCCCCCTGGAGGCGCCCGCCCGCGCCGCCCCCCCCGTGCCCGCCTTGCGCGAGCTGAGCGACGCGGAAGACCTGATGGGCACGCCGCTCTACATGGCGCCCGAGGCCCTGCGCGGGGAGCCCTCCACGCGCCGGAGCGATCTCTACTCGCTGGGGGCGGTGCTGTACGAGCTGTGCGCGGGCATTGCCCCGCGGCAGACGCTGGACGAGCAGATGCCCTTCGAGGCGTGGGCGTCGGCCGAGCCCACCCCGCTGCCGGAGCGGGTGAAGGACGTGGATCCGCGCTTCGCCGCGCTGGTGACGCGCTGCCTGCACACCGAGCCGGAGCGGCGCTTCGCCTCCGCGGACGAGCTGTGCGCGGCCCTGAGCGAGCTCAAGCGGGAGCGGGAGCAGCCCCCCGAGGGCGAGGTGCCCGAGGGCAACCCGTACCGGGGCCTGCGGCCCTTCGAGGCCGAGCACCGGGCGTTCTTCTTCGGCCGGAGCATGGAGGTGGAGGCGGTGCTGGAGCGGCTGCGCGCCGAGCCGCTCGTGCTGGTGACGGGGGACTCCGGGGTGGGCAAGTCCTCGCTGTGCCGCGCCGGGGTGCTGCCGCGCGTGGCGGAAGGGGCACTGGGGCCGGGGCGGCACTACCGCACGCTGAGCCTCATCCCGGGCGCGCGCCCGCTGGCGGCGCTGGCCTCGGCGACCGAGTCCCTGCTGGAGAAGGGCGAGGCGCTGCCCAGCGAGTTGCTGCGCACGGATCCCCGGGCCTTCGTGCGGGAGCTGTTGCGCACGCAAGGGCGCCAAGCGGGCACGCTGCTCTTCGTGGATCAGCTCGAGGAGTTGTTCACCATCGGCGCCCCGGAGGAGGCGGCGCCGTTCGCCGAAGGGGTGGTGCGGCTGTCGGACCTGCCCGGGGTGCGGGTGCTGCTGACGGTGCGCGGGGACTTCTTCACGCGCCTGGCCTCGCTGCCGGGGCTGGGCGAGCAGGTGGCCCGCGCCCTGTACCTGCTCCGGCCGCTGTCGGCCGAGGCGGCGCGGGGGGCCATCGTGGGGCCGGCCCAGAGCCAGGGCATCCACTTCGAGTCCGAGGCGCTGGTGAGCACGCTGGCCGAGTCCGCGGTGAGCTCCGCCGGGGGCCTGCCGCTGCTCCAGTTCGCCATGGCGGAGCTGTGGGAGGCGCGGGACGAGGCGCGCCGGTGCATTCCGGCCTCGGCGCTGGAGGCGCTGGGGGGCGTGGACGGGGCGCTCTCGCGGCATGCGGACCGGGTGCTCGCGGGGCTGCAACCGGAGCAGCGCCGGGCGGCGCGCGCGCTGCTGCCGCGGCTGGTGAGCCCCGAGGGCACGGGGGCCCGGCGCAGCGGGGCGGAGCTGGACGCGGGGGAGCCCGCCACGCAAGGCGCGCTGGATGCGCTGGTGAAGGGGCGGCTGGTGGTGGCGCGGGAGACGGACGGGGAGACGACGTACGAGGTGGCGCACGAGGCGCTCTTGCGCGGGTGGGGCACGCTGCGCAGCTGGCTGGTGACGGAAGGGGAGAAGCGCCCGGTGCGCGAGCGGCTGGAGGCGGCGGCGGCGGAGTGGGCCCGGCTGGAGCGCACGCGCGAGGCGCTGTGGAGCGAGCGGCTGCTGCTGGAGACGCAAGGGGTGGACCGGGACGCGCTGTCGCCCCGGGGCACGGAGTTCCTCGATGCCTCGCACTCGGCGACGCGGCGGCGGCGGTGGCGCCAGCGCGCGCTGCTCATGGCGGTGCCGCTGGCGCTGGTGCTGGCGCTGGGCGGGGTGCGGCTCCAGGCGCAGTGGACGCGGGCGCGGAAGGTGGCGTGGTACGAGGCGCAGGCCACGGGGCTCACCGAGCGGGGGCTGGCGCGCAAGCAGGCGGCGGAGGCGCTGCGGCTCCGGGCGCATGGCCTCTTCGAGGCGGTGGGCGGCGGGACGGTGGAGGAGACGGCGGCGCGCCGGGAGAGCGCCGAGCGCGCCTGGGAGGAGGCCCTCACGGCGCTGCACGAGGCGGACGACGCGCTCGATGAGGCGGGCCAATCGCTGGAGGCGGCGCTCGTGGTGGACCTCTCGAACGACCGGGTGCGGGGCCGCATCGTGGACGTGCTCATCGAGCGGCTCGAGCTGGCGGAGTCCTTCCACCAGCAGAACCGGCTCCGGGAGCTGACACGCCGGATCCGCGCCTATGACAGCGATGGGCTGCGCCAGGAGCGGCTCCAGGCCCCACCCGAGCTGTCGCTCACCTCGTCCCCCTCGGGCGCCGAGGTGGTGCTGGAGCGGTACCAGGAGGACGCGAAGGGCTACCGGACGCTCTCGGGCGCCCAGCGCCTGGGCCGCACGCCGCTCGCGAAGCTCGTGCTGGAGGAGGGCCCGGGCTCCTACCGGCTGACGCTCCACGCGCCCGGCCACGTGCCAGTGCAGGCCCCGGTGCTGTTGGGGCGCGGCGAGCACCTGCCGCTCCACGTGCCGTTGCCGGCGGAGGGCGCGGTGCCGGAGGGCTTCGTCTACGTGCCGCCGGGCCGGTTCCTGGTGGGCAGCGCGGAGCCCGAGGACATGCGACGGGGGCTGCTGAACGCGCCGCCGCTGCACGAGAGCCAGACGGGGGGCTTCCTGGTGGCGCGCACGGAAGTCACCTTCGGCCAGTGGCTGGAGTTTCTCCGGGACGAGTCCCCGGGGGGCCTGGCCCAGGGGCGGAGGCCGTACTCGGACGTGCGCCAGTGGGGGGTGGAGCTGACGCCGGCGGCCTCGGGGCGGTGGCGGCTGACGTTCCAACTCAACAAGCGCTCCCTGTCGGCGAGCGAGGGCGAGCCGTTGCTGTTCCCGGGCCGGGCGGTGCGGCGGGAGCAGGACTGGTCGCGCCTGCCGGTGTCGGGCATCTCCTTCGAGGATGCGCGGGCGTACCTGGCGTGGCTGAACCGGACGGGCCGGGTGCCCGGGGCGCGCTTCTGCCACGAGCGGGAGTGGGAGCGGGCGGCGCGGGGGGCGGATGGGCGGGCGTTCCCGCACGGCAACCGGCTCGAGGCGGAGGATGCGAACTTCGACCAGACGTACGGGCGGAAGACGGATGCGTTCGGACCGGACGAGGTGGGCTCGCACCCGGCGTCGGCGAGCCCCTTCGGGCTCCTGGACATGACGGGCAACGTGTATGAGTTCACGCTGTCGATGGGGGCCCGGGAGGAGATCGCCATCCGGGGAGGCTCCTGGTACTTCGACCGGGTGTCGGTGCTGGCGGCGAACCGGACGTTCGTGGAGCCGCGGACGCGGGACATCGGCACGGGGATGCGCGTGTGCGCCGATGCGCCCGCGGTGGGGCCGTGA
- a CDS encoding RCC1 domain-containing protein, with the protein MPKYRGRDSQVKTRRTRKLLPWMGFCLLAGCGLADSPSGRGTPAASTPQVLLPKGAASRRASPVQALGLGGMAALAACCVHGMALRASGGGWTLRGLGEGAGGGEASKHRATPAQAADQRGVRAVAGGYQYSLALHADGTVWACGSNSAGQLGNGTTAARSAPRPVPGLSRAVAVAAGGSHALALCADGTVWAWGNNGYGQLGNGSTAHRATPVQVPGLQGVVAVAGGYMHSLALCADGTVWAWGFNDYGQLGNGTTVHSPTPVPVPGLSQVVSVAAGGFHSLALCADGTVWAWGNNGFGQLGEAVSTQRTKPGRVEGLREVVAVAGGFYHSLAVRAGGSLWSWGNNYSGQLGNGSFSSSARPAPVQGLGAVTSVAAGGMHSVAVQADGTVWAWGRNEEGQLGHERAPERATPVRVPGLQGEVAVAAGFYHSLSVQAGGSLWAWGLNDFGQLGDSEAPLMPVPAPGWAQGKARVAFMSR; encoded by the coding sequence ATGCCCAAATACCGTGGCAGGGATTCGCAAGTGAAGACGCGCCGGACCCGGAAGCTCCTCCCATGGATGGGCTTCTGTCTGCTCGCGGGCTGTGGGCTGGCGGATTCACCCTCCGGGCGGGGCACCCCGGCGGCCTCCACCCCGCAGGTGCTTCTGCCCAAGGGGGCCGCCTCCCGCCGCGCCTCACCGGTGCAAGCCTTGGGGCTGGGCGGCATGGCGGCCTTGGCCGCCTGCTGTGTCCACGGGATGGCGCTGCGCGCCTCGGGCGGGGGTTGGACGCTGCGGGGGCTCGGCGAGGGCGCCGGAGGAGGGGAGGCCTCGAAGCACCGCGCCACGCCGGCTCAGGCCGCGGATCAGCGCGGGGTGAGGGCGGTGGCGGGTGGATACCAATACTCACTGGCGCTGCATGCCGATGGCACCGTCTGGGCGTGTGGCTCCAACAGCGCCGGGCAACTGGGCAACGGCACCACGGCGGCTCGCTCCGCGCCCCGGCCCGTTCCTGGGCTGAGCCGGGCCGTGGCCGTGGCGGCCGGCGGCTCGCACGCGCTGGCGCTGTGCGCGGATGGCACCGTCTGGGCGTGGGGCAACAACGGCTATGGCCAGCTGGGCAACGGGAGCACCGCCCACCGCGCCACGCCGGTGCAGGTCCCCGGGCTCCAGGGCGTGGTGGCCGTGGCGGGGGGCTACATGCACTCGCTGGCGCTGTGCGCGGACGGCACCGTCTGGGCGTGGGGCTTCAATGACTATGGCCAGCTGGGCAACGGCACCACCGTGCACAGCCCCACGCCAGTCCCCGTTCCCGGGCTGAGCCAGGTGGTGTCCGTGGCGGCCGGAGGCTTCCACTCGCTGGCGCTGTGCGCGGATGGCACCGTCTGGGCCTGGGGCAACAACGGCTTCGGCCAGCTCGGAGAGGCCGTCTCCACCCAGCGCACGAAGCCGGGGCGCGTGGAGGGGCTGCGCGAGGTGGTGGCCGTGGCCGGAGGCTTCTACCACTCGCTGGCGGTGCGGGCCGGGGGCAGCCTCTGGTCCTGGGGCAACAACTACAGCGGTCAGTTGGGCAACGGCTCCTTCTCCTCGAGCGCCCGGCCCGCGCCCGTGCAGGGGTTGGGCGCGGTGACGTCCGTGGCGGCCGGGGGCATGCACTCGGTGGCGGTGCAGGCCGATGGCACCGTCTGGGCGTGGGGCCGCAACGAAGAGGGCCAGCTGGGCCATGAGCGCGCCCCGGAGCGCGCCACGCCGGTGCGGGTGCCCGGGCTCCAGGGGGAGGTGGCGGTGGCGGCCGGCTTCTACCACTCGCTGTCGGTGCAGGCCGGGGGCAGCCTTTGGGCCTGGGGGCTCAATGATTTCGGCCAGTTGGGAGACAGCGAGGCACCGCTGATGCCCGTGCCGGCCCCCGGGTGGGCTCAGGGAAAGGCGCGCGTCGCCTTCATGTCGAGGTAG